The nucleotide window GGCCCGGCCTGCCCGGGGTCGGCCGGCACGCCCAGGAACTCCCGGGCGCTGAGAGTGGCCAGGTGCAGGATCTGCGCGTCGGCCAGGCCCGCCCGGCGCCAGGCCAGCAGCTCGGCGGGCAGGGAGTCGTGGGGCAGGGTGCCTCCGGCGTCGGAGCCGGGCAGGAGCCGGACCCCGGCGGCGTGCATGGCGGCCACCTGCTCGTCATGGGCCGCGTGCAGGGCCGTGACCGTGGCCGCATAGCGGGGGTACTTGCCCCCCGCCTGCTCGGCGAAGGACGGGAAGTAGTCGACCTGCAGGAAGGTGGGCGTCACGGCGATGCCGCGGGCCGCGATCTCGGCGATCTCCTCGGGGCCGGCGCCGGTGGCGTGCTCCAGGCAGTCCACCCCCGCCTCGATGAGCGGCCCCAGTGCCGCACGGCTGAAGGTGTGGGCGGTCACCCGTGCCCCGGCCTCGTGAGCGGCGGCCACCGCCTCGGCCAGCACCGGCGCGGGCCACAGGGGCGCGATATCCGCATCGGCCCCCTGGGAGCGGTCGATCCAGTCCGCGACGATCTTGACCCACCCGTCCCCGGACCCTGCCTGGCGGGCCACCGCCTCGACCAGGTCGCCCGGGGAGCCCAGCTCCTCGGCGAAGCCG belongs to Actinomyces capricornis and includes:
- a CDS encoding amidohydrolase family protein, with the translated sequence MSRLGAAGPGAGASPATGVPLTRRAGEGYVIPGGLVDVHCHIGLGPGGAVDRPTALAQARAAAGAGIGLIRDCGAPTDTHWLEDPDQVVAAGPAVRGAGGADPDGRDADRDLGPGAVSMPPLPRLIRSGRHLARPKRYLRGFAEELGSPGDLVEAVARQAGSGDGWVKIVADWIDRSQGADADIAPLWPAPVLAEAVAAAHEAGARVTAHTFSRAALGPLIEAGVDCLEHATGAGPEEIAEIAARGIAVTPTFLQVDYFPSFAEQAGGKYPRYAATVTALHAAHDEQVAAMHAAGVRLLPGSDAGGTLPHDSLPAELLAWRRAGLADAQILHLATLSAREFLGVPADPGQAGPVTYPRDPAEDLAALLEAGPAA